The Posidoniimonas polymericola genome has a segment encoding these proteins:
- a CDS encoding RNA polymerase sigma factor — protein MPEATNPDALLIEQIRLGKPDAWNRLIGEYEGRLLAFVESRLRRRAASEDVVQETFIGFLTSLPNYDARRPLEGYLFSIAAHKLTDYLRREGRRPALPLSSTDGSDGEAWDLPGGARGASSIARSGERKGLEEQALAEALEDQFERWCEKDDYQKIMVMELLFTRGWGNKQVAEELTLSEQQVANFKYDFLARIRSQVRKQQLSEDIFPELYEE, from the coding sequence ATGCCCGAAGCGACCAACCCCGACGCCCTGCTGATCGAACAGATCCGCCTCGGCAAGCCCGACGCCTGGAACCGGCTGATCGGCGAGTACGAGGGCCGGCTGCTGGCGTTCGTCGAGAGCCGCCTGCGGCGCCGCGCCGCCAGCGAGGACGTCGTGCAGGAGACCTTCATCGGCTTCCTGACTAGCCTGCCCAACTACGACGCCCGCCGCCCGCTCGAGGGCTACCTGTTCTCGATCGCCGCCCACAAGCTGACCGACTACCTCCGCCGCGAGGGGCGCCGCCCTGCCCTGCCGCTCAGCTCGACCGACGGCTCCGATGGCGAGGCGTGGGACCTGCCCGGCGGGGCCCGCGGCGCGAGCAGCATCGCCCGCAGCGGCGAGCGCAAGGGCCTCGAGGAGCAGGCGCTGGCCGAGGCGCTCGAGGACCAGTTCGAGCGCTGGTGCGAGAAGGACGACTACCAGAAGATTATGGTGATGGAGCTGCTGTTCACCCGCGGCTGGGGCAACAAGCAGGTCGCCGAGGAGCTGACGCTGAGCGAGCAGCAGGTCGCCAACTTCAAGTACGACTTCCTTGCCCGAATCCGCTCGCAGGTCCGCAAGCAGCAGCTCAGCGAAGACATCTTCCCGGAGCTGTACGAGGAGTAG